In Candidatus Rokuibacteriota bacterium, the following proteins share a genomic window:
- a CDS encoding alcohol dehydrogenase catalytic domain-containing protein, translated as MHAAVLHGPRDIRMEKRALLTPGAGEAVVQVFASGLCGTDYRIWNGDRAVQYPLIMGHEFIGEVVAVGSEVQALQPGQKVAVEPNYSCGVCPLCREGNRNLCLSRTAIGIDVNGGFAEQACLPARCCWPAPAEISDDQLMLAEPLAVVVRAVARGEARRGESAAVLGVGALGLLAIQVLKAQGLRVLAVGRTEQRQHLAKALGADDFTTSGEGGATEAARAFSGREGVDLVIETAGTGVAVEQALELSHPGGRVVLTGLPHEASTVNFFGVVRRELRIIGSMIYQQEFPEAIRLLSTGTVTVDRLVTHRFPLARIGEAFAAHRSPEAIKVTVVT; from the coding sequence ATGCACGCTGCCGTGCTCCACGGGCCCCGTGACATCCGGATGGAGAAGCGGGCCCTCCTCACGCCGGGAGCCGGCGAGGCCGTGGTCCAGGTGTTCGCCTCGGGCCTCTGCGGCACCGACTACCGCATCTGGAACGGCGACCGCGCCGTGCAGTACCCGCTCATCATGGGGCACGAGTTCATCGGCGAGGTGGTCGCGGTCGGTTCCGAGGTCCAGGCGCTCCAGCCCGGCCAGAAGGTCGCGGTCGAGCCCAACTACTCCTGCGGGGTCTGCCCGCTCTGCCGCGAAGGCAACCGCAACCTCTGCCTCTCGCGCACCGCCATCGGCATCGACGTCAACGGAGGCTTCGCCGAGCAGGCCTGCCTGCCGGCGCGGTGCTGCTGGCCGGCGCCGGCCGAGATCAGCGACGACCAGCTGATGCTGGCGGAGCCGCTGGCCGTCGTCGTTCGCGCCGTCGCGCGCGGTGAAGCCAGGCGGGGCGAGTCCGCCGCCGTGCTCGGCGTGGGCGCGCTGGGACTCCTCGCCATCCAGGTCCTCAAGGCGCAAGGGCTCCGCGTGCTCGCGGTCGGGCGGACGGAGCAGCGCCAGCATCTGGCCAAGGCGCTGGGCGCCGACGACTTTACCACCAGCGGGGAAGGCGGCGCCACCGAGGCGGCCCGCGCCTTCTCGGGGCGCGAGGGCGTAGACCTCGTGATCGAGACGGCCGGAACGGGCGTGGCGGTCGAACAGGCGCTCGAGCTAAGTCATCCGGGCGGGCGCGTAGTGCTGACCGGGCTCCCGCACGAGGCCTCGACGGTGAACTTCTTCGGGGTCGTCCGGCGCGAGCTGCGCATCATCGGCTCCATGATCTACCAGCAGGAGTTTCCCGAGGCCATCCGGCTCCTCTCCACGGGCACGGTGACGGTGGACAGGCTCGTCACCCACCGCTTCCCGCTGGCGCGGATCGGGGAGGCCTTCGCCGCCCACCGCTCGCCCGAAGCCATCAAGGTCACCGTCGTTACCTGA